ACCAATAGCGCATGCCAATCGCCGATGAAGGTGCTCATTGGCGTTCCCGCCACCAGTGAACGCCATAGGCAATGGTGCCGGCCGAAACGCCGCTGATCAGTATGTCGACGCCGGTGTGCAGCAGGGATACCAGCGGAAACAGCGCTAGTCCCAGCACCAGCGCCAGGATATCGGAGAGTTGCCGGCAGTTGCGCGCGGTCGACAGCAGGAAGGCCAGCGGCGTCAGCAGCAGGATCGCGGCGGCGAACAGTTGCGGCAGGTTGGCGGCAAGCCCGTAGCCGAGCGTGGTGGCGACAAGGCATACCGTGCACAGCCCGATGCCGAGCCCATGCGTAAACGCGATGCGCCGCTCGCGCGGCACCTTCGGAAACAGCCGGAAGCATTCGACCCACAGGGTGACCGCGATGAAATGCGTTGCCAGCACCAGATGCCGCCGTTTTGTCGTCGGCGTGCGCATCATCGGCAGCACCGAGACCACCATCGGGAACAGCCGGATCGCGCTGACGGTCACGGCGATGGCCGCCTGCACCACGGTGGCCCCCGAACCCAGCGTCGAGATCAGGATGATCTGCGCCGGCCCCGCCCAGACCAAGGCCGTGCTCGCCAACACCCAACCCAGGCTGAAATGGGTGTCATGCGCCAGCGCGCCGATGCCGAGATAGGTCGCAAACAACACCAGCGTCAGCACCGTCGAAGCAACCGAGCGCACGCCCCACGCGAACGCCCGCACGGGACTTTGCCAACTCGGGGAGACGAGCGGAGGAAGGGCCAAGGGCAGCCTGCCAGTTTGAGTCGCGCGCGCATAACGCTGACGAAAGGGGCTTGCGTCAAGGAAGCCCGACCTCAGGGCTGGCATGCAGCCGCCGGTTCAACCCCTGCCCCTCATGTTCCTCAATACAAAACACGCCCCACCCGCCCTGCGGATGCGATTGCAGAGTTCGTCGGCGGCGGGCCGCGTGTCGGCGCCGATCCGCACCTGGTAGAATGTGCGGGTGCCGCGGCTGCGGAAGGTCGATCCCAGGAGGCTCGGGTCCTGGTCGCCGATCACGGCG
The sequence above is drawn from the Bradyrhizobium sediminis genome and encodes:
- a CDS encoding AzlC family ABC transporter permease is translated as MALPPLVSPSWQSPVRAFAWGVRSVASTVLTLVLFATYLGIGALAHDTHFSLGWVLASTALVWAGPAQIILISTLGSGATVVQAAIAVTVSAIRLFPMVVSVLPMMRTPTTKRRHLVLATHFIAVTLWVECFRLFPKVPRERRIAFTHGLGIGLCTVCLVATTLGYGLAANLPQLFAAAILLLTPLAFLLSTARNCRQLSDILALVLGLALFPLVSLLHTGVDILISGVSAGTIAYGVHWWRERQ